The following nucleotide sequence is from Merismopedia glauca CCAP 1448/3.
TCCGTTGGGTTTCCTTCGTCAAACTAACCTACGGGCGATGGGCGATCGCACTAGCAGTTTTTTAGGTGGTTTTTCCACAGAATCACATCCAGAAAAATTCTGGATAATATGACTATTAGGTATATTATCCAGAAAATTTATTGTTACCATCGTGTAATACACCGAAAGTAATGTTTCTTCTTGAGAAGGCTTTGTAATGAAGATCATTAGAGTTGTTCATGCCAACACTGCTAAAGAACTTGAAGTTGAAAGGCAAGCTTTCATACTCCAAAATTATGACTTAGAGGAATTCTTAGTAAAATACGAATCTGAAATTATAAGAGAGGCTAGGCTGGCAGAAATTGAGTTAGCCTATAAAAGTGCTAAAAACAGCGCTCTGAAAATTGGACAAATCATGATGAGGTCATTGCCAGTAACTTCTATTTTCGCCGAAGAGTTACTCATTAATCCTAAGTCTTTTATTAGATTTTCTAAGATAGCCATTTTAACTTTTCTGCAAGATCTTCAAGTCAAGTTAGAAGATGTAGAAGTTCTGCCGCTTGAAGTAGCTAAGGAAAAGTATCCAAGTAGTCATAACCTTTCAACTGGAACTTATACGCTTCACCCGCGTGATGGTAGCAGGCTTACTCGCCTTGAGTACTATCATAGAAACCTAGCTCAGGAAAAGGATGATGAATTAATAGTACTACTTGGAAAAATGGGAGCTAAATCACTGAAAATTTTAGAAAGTGATATACAAGATAATTCCATCTCTGCACGATTACAAATAGATGCAATTGCAATAGATGCAAATAGTAGCATGAATCTTTCTAAAAAAATTGAAAAAGGTAAAGAGCTAATTGTAAATTTTGAAGGCAATGCTACTAAAATAGAATCAAGTCTATTGGAAAATTCATTGTGGTTTTCAGACGATAGTAAGCTTCATTCAATATTTGAGAGTAGGTTACTAAACTCCAACAGAATTGAGGAATATGTACTGAAAACTACATATACTGAAACATTCGATTTTGATTTTAGCCTAGCAACAAAATACCTCACATTATATGTTGACTTAAAGGCAGAGTACCAGTCTCTAAGTAGAAGAGAACGATTTTTCTATGTAAAGTTTGGATAGTCTTCCTCAAGAGCGAGACTTAAATAACGATTACTGAACCTAATTTAATTAGATAGTGTGATCGCAGATCTCGTAGGTTGGGTTGACCTTAGGAAACCCAGCACTTTTCAAACAACATTATTCGTCTAGATCCCGAACATCCAGGCATTTTCCAAGCGAGTCAACCCCAGCACAAGCTCCAGATCCAGCTAAAATAGATAGGGGGTAAGTGGCAACGAGATCCAAGCTATGACACTCAGGCAACCCCGCTACAGTAAAGAAGAATTCGCTCGGCGTGGCAATGAAATTTATGAAACTCAAGTGCGCCAACAAGTTGAGGAAGGCAATTATGGCAAGATAGTGGCGATAGACATTGAAACCGGAGCCTTTGAGGTTGCCGATGAGTTGTTAGCGGCATCGAAACATCTCTTAGCGCGATCGCCAGATGCTCAGACATGGTTTGTTCGGATTGGGCATCCAGCAGTCGATCGCTTTGGTGCGCGGAGTTTGAGAACGACGCGATGATGCAAGGATTTGTGAATCAGAGTTGTGAGGCAACGTTGCCGATTGTCATTAAGAATAATGCCACAACACAACTGGTAGATACCGTGATTGATACGGGATTTTCTGGCTTCTTAACCTTGCCATTCGATATTATCTCGGCTTTGGGACTTAGTTGGGAAGGTCGTGATGTTGCGACATTGGGTGATGGGACTTCCTGCACTTTTGAGGTCTACATGGCGATCGTCATCTGGGATGGGCAATATCGCGAGATTTACGTCAATGAATCAGAAACAGCACCTCTAATCGGGATGAGGTTATTGAGAGGTTACGATTTGCGGATTCAGGCAATTGAGGGCGGTACTATTACGATTGAAGCCTTGAAATAGAGCAAGTGCGATCGCTTAAACTAAAGAAGCTCGCTTGCACTAATGTAAAGTTATGCGCTCAAATGTCGATCTCTTAATCCCGATGTCTTGAGAAATAGAATCGAACAATTTATTGAGCATTGCGAAAATACATCACAGAGCGATCGCTAAACGTTTCGTAAGTGGCTGGGCGATCTTCCTGCATCAGTGCAATTTGGGAAGGGTTGGGGAGCGATCGAGCGTTCTAGAATATAGAGATCTCTAATAACCCAAATTTTACCAAGATGGATCGGAGTTTAAGGCTAATTTCTGGAGAAATCTCCTCAGTTATTGAAGCAGCAGACTAGCGCTAACATCTGAGGGAGTATGTCAAAATAGACTTAAAGCTAAGTTAAGGAGAGCAATAGCGTTACTGTTATGCTATCGGCGATCGCTTTATACCGATCTACTCAGAAACACTAGTAATTGCTCGTCTAAAATTCCCAGCAATCGCTCAATTTCTTCATACCCCGTCTAGTTTCTCAAGTTAAATTCTGGCTATGTTACAGCACACCCAAACCATCCGTTACTACCAAAAAATTACCGACGCCTTCGTCGATATGTGGAATCGAGGCTATCGATTTGATGAGTTACGTTTGTATTTGGAAGGTTATTTAGCTTCTTTGCATCATAGTAGTGCGTTAGAACCTTATCTGATTCACCGTCTTGAAGAAGAAGCTACTCGCTTTTTATACGATGTTTCTAATTTTGAACCAGCAGTTCAAACTCAACCTGATTACAATTATTAAATGAAGTCAGATATCAAAACTATTGAAAACCAATACTTCTGACTTCTGACTTCTGACTTTTGACTTCCTAACTAGGTAGTCGTCCAAAAACTGCCCCTAAATTCTGGAGGCGATCGCTAATTTGCGGCTGTAAATGCCCTTCTTGATAGCGCCATTCCCAGTTTCCAGTAGCTGTACCAGGATAGTTCATCCGTGCTTCGTTCCCTAAGCCTAATAAATCCTGAACGGGGATAATTGCCAAATTAGAGATGGATGAGTAAGCTAAACGAATCAGATCCCAATGGACTCCATCTGCACTAATCCCACCCAGATAATCTATCAGGGTTTGTCTTTCTCCGTCAGATAGCTGTTCAAACCAACCGCCTGTAGTATCGTTGTCGTGGGTGCCACTATAAACTACACTATTTCGGGTGTAGTTGAAAGGTAGATAGGGGTTACCTGCACCCCCTCCAAAAGCGAACTGCAAAATCTTCATCCCAGGAAACTCAAAGCGATCGCGCAAGGCTTCCACTTCTGGAGTAATTACACCCAAATCTTCCGCAATGATGGGCAATCTTCCCAGTTGTTGCTTAATCGCCTCAAAAAACACCGCTCCAGGACCTTTCAACCAAGCTCCATTCATGGCTGTAGTCTCCCCTTGAGGTACTACCCAATAGCCTTCAAAGCCCCGAAAATGGTCGATTCGGATTAAATCTACATAGTCTAGTATAGATTGGAATCTTTGTACCCACCAACCGTAATTATCCTGCTCTAATTGCTGCCAATCATAGACGGGATTGCCCCATAGTTGCCCAGTTTCGCTAAAATAATCGGGTGGTACGCCCGCCATTAATGCTGGTTCCCCAGTTTCTTCATCCAAGCGAAAGTTTTCGGGATATGCCCAAACATCAGCACTATTATGCGCC
It contains:
- a CDS encoding clan AA aspartic protease, which codes for MMQGFVNQSCEATLPIVIKNNATTQLVDTVIDTGFSGFLTLPFDIISALGLSWEGRDVATLGDGTSCTFEVYMAIVIWDGQYREIYVNESETAPLIGMRLLRGYDLRIQAIEGGTITIEALK
- a CDS encoding DUF6761 family protein, which gives rise to MLQHTQTIRYYQKITDAFVDMWNRGYRFDELRLYLEGYLASLHHSSALEPYLIHRLEEEATRFLYDVSNFEPAVQTQPDYNY
- the malQ gene encoding 4-alpha-glucanotransferase, giving the protein MPLPRASGILLHPTSFPSRFGIGDLGKSAYEFIDFLVAGKQRYWQILPLGPTGFGNSPYMCFSAMAGNPLMLSLEKLYHNGFLTGDDLLKAPDFPPERVDFQQVVATKMPLLEKACDSFKNSASPGQHKDFARFCESKAYWLDNYALFMALLEVHQGASWHTWEKDIARREPEAVDRWRSQLSNQIFFQKYIQFEFFHQWQELKAYANQGGIEIIGDIPIYVAHNSADVWAYPENFRLDEETGEPALMAGVPPDYFSETGQLWGNPVYDWQQLEQDNYGWWVQRFQSILDYVDLIRIDHFRGFEGYWVVPQGETTAMNGAWLKGPGAVFFEAIKQQLGRLPIIAEDLGVITPEVEALRDRFEFPGMKILQFAFGGGAGNPYLPFNYTRNSVVYSGTHDNDTTGGWFEQLSDGERQTLIDYLGGISADGVHWDLIRLAYSSISNLAIIPVQDLLGLGNEARMNYPGTATGNWEWRYQEGHLQPQISDRLQNLGAVFGRLPS